The Candidatus Nitrosocaldus cavascurensis genome segment GTATGCCTCGCTACTCCCCACTACCAACCCATCTTATGAAGAGTCTTTTATTAAACCTTATTATCTACCAATAGGAGGGATGATGATGAATAGGCTACTCATAGCAGGTCTGATAGCTGGGGCTACAGTTATGGCTCTTCTCTTAGCATTGCCTAGAGGCGGGGTACCCTTACCTGAACCAGAGAAGAGGTTGGAGGTTATAGCAAAGAACCTTGAGGTGCCATGGAGTATGGATATGGATCATGATGATGGTATCTTATACTTCACTGAGCGTGTTGGTAGACTTAACATCATAGATAAGGATGGTACTGTAAGGACCATATACTCAAGGGAGGTAGCAAGCATAGGGGAGGCAGGGTTGCTTGGTCTAGCATTAGATCCAGAGTTCAAGAGCAATGGCTACATATACCTTTACTACACATACTCCACAGAATCAGGCTTATTCAACAGGGTAGTTAGGCTTGAGAAGGTTGGTGCTGATGGTAACTATAGGGAGCATGTACTGCTAGATGGTATACCTGGAGGAGAGATACACAATGGAGGTAGGATAAAGTTTGGACCAGATGGGATGCTCTACATAACAACTGGGGATGCAGGTAGAGCAGAACTTGCACAGGATGTAAACTCCCTAGCAGGTAAGATACTTAGGATAAGGAAGGATGGCTCGATACCAGAGGATAACCCATTCAATAACGCTGTATACTCATATGGGCATAGGAACCCTCAAGGGCTTGCATGGCACCCTACAAGCAAGAACCTATATGCTACTGAGCATGGTCCAGTAGCAGAGGATGAGATAAACCTGATAAGAAAGGGGGCAAACTATGGATGGCCTATAGAGACATGCTCCAAAGCTGAGAGGTATGAGAAGCCTATCCTCTGCTATACTGTGAGCATAGCCCCAGCAGGTGCAGCATTTGCAGAGTATGGAGGTAGCATGAGCCTATTCTACGCAACACTAAGAGGCCAGCATGTTGAAAGGATAGTATTCGATGAGGGTGAGAATATTGTAAGAATAGAGAACTTCCTTACTGGCTTAGGTAGGATAAGGGATGTGTATGCCAACAAGGATGGCTACCTTTACATAGCAACAAGTAATAGAGATGGAAGAGGCATACCGATAGGGGATGATGATAGGATAGTTAGGGTGAGACTAACAGATATTACAGATTAAACCTATAAGATATTTAAATGATAGTGTATTAGTTGAGTGGTGAGGAACGAATGGTTCATACCTCTCTCAGTAGCTGTTGTAGGTATTGTAACATCATTGCTCCTCCTCTACTCTCATGATGGATATGCACTGCTATACTATGGTGATTCTGTATCCCATCTAGTAGGCTCAAGGAAGATCGTAGATTGGGAGAATCCAGGCTTGGAGCAGATAGGCACTGTATGGTTACCCCTGCCACATATACTGTTCCTTGTCCCATCTCTAATAGATCCTCTATTCACAACAGGTCTTGCAGGTACAGTGATAAGCCTGCCATCTCTAGCATTCACTACACTACTCATCTACAGGGTTATGAGGGATCAGGGTAGCATAATCCATCCCTCTACCAAAGATCATCGCATAGCGTATCTGCTTGCACTGCTCTACGCCTTCAACCCCAACATGATGTACCTAGGCATAGTTGCCATGACTGAAGCACTATTCATGCTATTTCTAGTAGCATCAATATACTACTTTCAAAGATGGCTACTACAGGGATGCTCTACAAGGAATCTACTACTATGCTCCTTGTTCATATCACTTGCAACACTCTGCAGGTATGAGAGTTGGTTCCTTCCTATACTTCTCATAGCAGTTGTCTTTACATCTGCAGTAAGGAATAGAAGCAAGGATAACGAACTGCAATTACTACCCATCATCACCTCATTACTCTCAACCACTGGCATAGCAATATGGTTAGCATGGAACTACTACATCTATGGAGATCCATTTGAGTTCAGTAATGCAGAGTACTACTCTGCTGCATGGTATGCTATACACAATCAATATCATGAGAGGTACTTCATGAATCCCTTGAATGTTTTTAGTGTTTATATGTATAACACAATTCATCTATACGGTCCTCTACTCCTAACTGGTATAACAGGAGGGTATTCCATCTATCATAGGAGTGCAAAGGATAGGATGGGGGTGATGATGATTATCATCCTCTTGCTATTCCTACTTCTTCCTCCAACATTCACAATAGTATCCATGCTTATAGGTGTAGGGGAGATGGATTATGCGTATAACTCAAGGTTCACAATACTGTTAGCCCCTCTCTTGTTCATCACGACCTTCCTCTTCCTCAATAGACTATCAGTGTACAGATGGTACATCATTACACCACTACTACTATTGCTAGTGCTATGGAACCCTCTTTTCTTGAGACTTGGAGTTGTTACATACATAGATGCTTATGCTGGTTACTCAACAAAGGATACACAACTTGCTGTTGATGCTGGAGAGGCATTGAGATCACTCTATGATAGGGGTAGGATAATGATACTTGCTGGTTCCATACTAGAGCATAGGATAATGATAACCTCTAACATTGCTCTAAACAGGTTTGATGAGATGGCTGATCATAGCACTTGGAAGGATTCCTTCAAGAGCCCATGGCTTTACGATAGATGGCTAATAATATCAAAGAGACCAGTGCATGACGCAACTAATGTTATAACACATTGGTTGGAGAGGGAGGAAGAACTCTTGATGCATTACAAGGTAGTTTACGAGAATGAGAACTATAAGATAATGAGGCTTATAGTGTTGGTTACAATCAATGAGTATTATAGTAACAACAGTAATAGCAGCAGTAGTAATAGACAAGAAAGCTTATTTTATAATGCACCTACCTATCCTAGGTAGATATGAGGTTCTATGAGCTTGATAGGGAAGGGAGGTTAGCGGTACTCAAGGATCATGCTTCCCTTACAGATGAGGATGTAGAGATTCTAAGAGAAGGTTCTGGGATAGACTTTAAGATGGCAGATAGCATGATTGAGAATGCTGTATCCTTCATCTCCTATCCATTGGGCATAGCAACACACTTCCTCATAAATGGCAAGGAGTACCTTGTGCCTATGGCCATAGAGGAGCCATCTGTTGTAGCAGCAGCAAGCAAGGGTGCAAAGGTTGCTAGGTTGAGGGGAGGGTTCACAGCCCATGCAGACCCTTCAATTATGATAGGACAGGTACAGGTCAAGGGTATCAAGGATCTTGGAAGGGCGGTGGAGGATGTGATGAAGAGTAAGGATGAACTATTGAGCATAGCAAACAGCAAGAGCAGTTTAGCAAGAAGGAATGCTGGTGCAAGGGATCTTAGGTGCAGGGTTATAGATACTGATAGTAGAGGTAAGATGCTTATAGTTGAGTTGCTTGTGGACGTGAAGGATGCCATGGGTGCAAATGTTATCAATACAATGTGTGAATCAATAGCACCTAGGATAGAGAGTATAACAAATGGTAGAGTACTCCTAAGGATACTCTCCAACTACGCTACCCATAGGCTTGTTAGGGCAACTGCAAGGTTTGCTAGGGAGGAGGTTGGTGATGATGCAGTGGAGGGGATATTGGATGCATATGCGTTTGCAGAAGCAGATGTGTATAGATGTGTTACACACAACAAGGGTGTTATGAATGGTATAATAGCCGTTGCGCTTGCAACTGCACAGGATACAAGGGCAATAGAGGCTGGTGCACATGCCTATGCTTGTAGGGATGGTAGATACTCATCCTTAACCCATTGGAGCAGGGATAGCAATGGAGACCTTGTAGGAAGCATAGAACTTCCCTTAGCTGTTGGCACTGTAGGAGGGCTAACATCTACACACCCAATAGCAAGGTTATCCTTGAAGATACTCAAGGTTGAGAGTGCTAGGGAGTTAGCATGTGTGATGGCATCTGTTGGGTTGGCACAGAACTTCTCTGCACTCTATGCTCTAGTAAGAGAAGGGATACAGGCTGGACATATGCGCCTTCATGCAAGGAAGGTAGCAATGCTTGCTGGTGCTGAAGGTAATATGCTTGATGAGGTTGCTGAGAGGCTTGCCAGAGAAGGTAATATAACGGTTGAGCATGCAAGGCAGATAATGCAGGAGATAACTCATGATATTAGCGATGGCAAAAAAGTAAGATGATGGTAAATTAAAGCAGATATTGATGCATAGCCACATATGCTTGCATATAAGCTTATAGTTAGAGGTAGGGCAGATCGTAAGTTAACATCTAGAATTATACGCTATTATCTTGATAATCTCCTGCTGACAGAGGTTAGGATATAAGCCCTACTTGCTTTCAGAGATGAGGCTTACAAGAGGGCTAGAGTTGGATATTATGCTATGCTAACCCAACATTAATATCTGCATTATTTGTTAATTAATTGCTCCCCTTATAATATGATGGGATTACTTACTGCTTCTGCTCTCTCTGCTCCTCCAACCTTATCAGTCTATTCAGTATATCTGCAAGCATATTCATTGCTCTAGTAAGATCTACCCTAGTCTCCTCATTACTCCTCTTCAACTCATTAAGGATGAGTGTTAACTTCTCAGATATCTCCCCATATTTAGCCTCTATAGCCTTAAAGTTTAGATCAGTCCTATCTGAGAATGCCCTTATCTCCTGCTTCAGATCATCCCTAACCCCTCTAACCTCCTGCTTTAGTTCAGCAAAGTTAGCATCAGTCCTATCTGAGAATGCCCTTATCTCCTGCTTAAGCTCAGCAAAGTTAGCATCTGTTCTGCAAGCAAATGACCTTAGTTCTTGCTTAAGCTCAGCAAAGTTTGTATCTGTTCTACTAGCAAACTCTCTAAACTCACCAACGTATGATCTAAACTCACCAACGTATGATCTAAACTCCTGTCTGTAATCATCAAACACACTCTGCATTGCACCAAATCCTTCCTGTAGTTCATCACCCAACTCACCATATACTATCTTGAATGACTTGAGATCCTCAACCTCTGCAGGTATGATCTCTACAGACGCTACATATGCTGGGGATGGTGCACTCTTGACCAGTTCTATGAACCTCTTCAATACATTCTCATCATCAGCTTGAGCATGTATATGCACAGAGTCATCATCCTCATTCCTAACATTACCCTTGAGTCCTAGGGCTCTAGCATGCTCTAGAACATATCTTCTAAACCCTACCCTCTGAACCTTACCTCTAACTATAAGCTTATATGCAAGCACAATGCAGATTAATGCTAAGGGTATTTAAGATTTGCTTAGACCCAATCCTAGACCTTGCTGCTTGCTCTCCTTGCTCTCTTCTCTTCTTGAAAGATCTATACCATATATCTCCCTCAACCTCTCATCATAGCATTTACCACATACAAACCCTGGTATACCATATCTCTCAAGCCTGTATGGAAATGTTATCTTTGACCCACATATACTACATCTATCTTTGCCTTTATCAAATATGCCCATGATCCTCCACGCACCTCCAGTGATCTGCCTTCTGCATACATATAAGCAATCATTGCTTAACTTCAACCATAGCATTGTATAGGTTTAGGGCAGCATCCTCACTCTCAACCCCAACTACCACTGCTGCACCAGATCTGAGCACGCTGAAGCTCCTCCCATCGCTAACAAGGGTTATGCCCATCTCACCCCTACTCTTCTCCTTGAAGCCTAGGGATGATGCCTTCCTTGCTACAGCATCAAGGTCTATGGCAAGTATGCCCTTTGGTGTTATTGAGAATGTCCTCTTACCCATATCCCTCCCACATAACTCTTCAACCTTGAATACAATGCTACCACTAGCAGTAGTAGTGGCAACTACTCTCTTACCCCTGTTTATTCCATTACATATACAATGCTCATTCCTGCTAACATCTATTGTAGAGAATGAGAGATCGTTAAGATCTATGTAGAGTAACTTGTTTAGAAGTACAGGCTCTTGACCGGTTATTATCCTAACCGCTTCTGAGACTTGAACAGCACTAACCATGTACAGTATGGATGGATGCACACCCTCTATGCTGCATGTTGGCATCTCATCATCACTCAACTCAGGGAATATACACCTTATGCATGCACTCCTTCCTGGGAGAACGGTACATGCTGAGCCAAGCATGCCAAGTGCACCACCATACACATACGGTATCCCTGCCCTAACACATGCATCGTTTAGAGCATACCTTGCATCTATGCTATCCAAACCATCTATTACTAGATCACATCCCTTTACTACATCATCAGCAGTCCCTTCGTTTATAGATACTGCTAAAGGCTCTACATCAACGCTAGGGTTTATAGCCTTCAACCTAGATGCTGCTGCCTCAACCTTAACCTTGCCTATATCAGCATCTGTGTAGAGCATCTGCCTATGCAGATTCGATAACTCTACAACATCCCTATCAACAAGCCTTATATAACCTACACCCATGGCAGTTAACTGCATCGCTATTGGGGAGCCTAAGCCTCCAGCACCAGTTATGCATACTCTAGCATTCCTTAACCTTAACTGACCTTCATAACCTATGCTATCAAGCATTATCTGCCTTGAGTAGCGCTCCACCTCATCCTCACTAAGCTCTGTAACCTTCCTCCTCTCCCTTGAAACCTCTCTTCCCATCTGCTCCTCCATCTCCTTTACCCCATTACCCATAGCCATACCCTTTACTGTTACCTCCAGCAACTGCAGGGAGTATAACTACGCTATCTCCATCATTCAACCTTGCATCTAGCCCTCCAGAGAATCTTGAATTCCTACCATTTATGTATATGTTGATTAGTGCCTTTGGCTTACCATTGCTATCTAGTACCTTTCTAGCAAAGTCATTGCCCATCATCTTCACTAAACTATCTATAGCATCCTTGAGTGTATCAGCCTCAACGCTAACCTTCCTCTCACCAGCATTCTTATTGAGTACAGATGGTATCGTTACCTCAACCCTTGCCATCCCATACCACCACCATACTACGTGCCAGCAATACTAATCATCTCTACAACATCCATATAATTAGGTTTAACTATCCTTGGCTTCCTAAGCAACCCTTCTATGGCATCTATGCTCTTAAGACCATTGCCAGTTATGTAGCATACAACATGCTCATCCTTGTCTATCCTTCCATCCTCAACTAACCTCTTCAGTGATGCTACAGCAACTCCTCCAGCAGGCTCTGTGAATATCCCTTCATACCTTGCTAGAAGGAGTATAGCATCCCTTATCTCATCATCATCAGGATCCTCAGCATAGCCATTGAACTGCCTAAGCCTCCTTAAGGCATATATCCCATCCCCAGGATCTCCTATCGCTAGACTCTTCGCTATGGTGTTTGGGTACTCAACTGGCACTATCTCATCCCTGTTACCCTTGAATGCTTCAACTATTGGGGAGCATCCCTTTGCCTGTGCTGCTGTAACCTTCACATTATCTATACCATCAACAAGGTTAAGTTCGTACAACTCCTCAAGCCCTCTACATATTGCATTGAGCATTGCACCACTTGCAACTGGCACTATGAGATGGTCTGGAACCTTCCAGTTGAGTTGCTCAACAACCTCATATGCTAGAGTCTTTGAGCCCTCAACATAATACGGTCTTAGGTTCACATTTACTATACCTATTGGCTTTGCATCTGAGATCTGTGCTGCTATCCTGTTTGCATCATCATATGTACCATCAACAGCAATGAACTCAGCCCCATACGCTAATGCTTGAGCAATCTTTGCATACTCTATATCCTTTGGTGCAAATATGTAGCATGGGAGGTCTGCCTTTGCTGCATGTGCTGCAGTTGCACTTGCCAGATTGCCTGTTGATGCACACCCAACAGCCTTAAGACCCATCTCCCTTGCCTTGGATACAGCAACACCAGCAGGTCTATCCTTGAATGAGAAGGTTGGATTAACACTATCGTTCTTGAGGTAGAGATTTCCTGCTCTAAGGCCTAGGGCATCAGCAAGCCTATCTGCCCTATGGAGGGGTGTGAACCCTGCCTCTAAACTCACTATATTTGCCTTCTCTGCTATTGGGAGCAACTCAAAGTAGCGCCAGTAACTCTTCTCCCTGTTTGCAAAGGTATCCCTGCTAACCTTTATCGAACCATAATCGTATGTAACATCCAGTGGTCCAAGGCATTCATCGCATATGTACTTGAGGGTTGGCTCATACTCCTGCTTGCACTCTCTACACCTCAACGCATTTACAATACCCATGAGCAAGACACCTATACTAGATGAGCAAATAAAGATAACTAATTTAAAGTTTAATATTACTGAAATTTCCTAACGATAATATATAGCATTACTTTACATATTGTACCTTAATAGGTTATAAATTATAAGTGTATATGCTTACCAAGTAAATATTTGAAGGATATATATAAATCATCTGATTAATCTGTTATGGAAGCATGTCCTGTTCCCTGTATGGCATGCTGGTCCACCACTCTCAACCAGATAGATTAGAGCATCACTATCGCAATCAACTAGCACATCCTTCACATACTGAACATTACCAGACTCTTCACCCTTCATCCATAGCCTCTTCCTTGACCTACTCCAGAACCATGCCTTGCCAGTCTGTATGGTAAGTTGTAGTGCCTCCTTGTTTGCATATGCAAGCATGAGCACATCCTTGCTCTTTATATCCTGCACTATCACAGGGATCAACCCTTCAGATTTAGTAAAGTCCACATCATCTATGCTTACCTGCATGAGGCTACATAGCATTAACCCATTAAAAATATTATCGCTTCTAAGTGCTTGAAGGGGTTATGATAATTTGCATAGGTTCTGTTATTCAATACTACGGAGGTTACCTTTATGAGGTCATGGGCTAACTACAAATTTGGATGTTACACTCTTAACTCCTTATCATTGGCTACTAACACAAAAGCAAAACTAGCAGATCCTAACCTCTACCCCATTATCCTTGAGATATCGCTTTACATCCCTTACCGTATACTCACCATAATGGAAGATGGATGCAGCAAGGGCAGCATCTGCACCTGTCTCCCTGAACAATGCAAGCATATGCTCTGGGCCTCCAGCACCACCAGATGCTATAACAGGTATATTAACTGCCTTGCACACCTGAGCAGTCAACTCAAGATCATAACCATCCTTCGTACCATCCTTATCTATGCTTGTTAGCAACAGTTCCCCAGCACCAAGGCTCTCTGCCCTTCTAGCCCACTCAACAGCATCCATACCAGTTGGTCTCTTCCCTCCATATATGTACACCTCATAGAAGATCTTCTCCCCATCCCTCATGCTCCTCTTCGCATCTATAGCAACTACAACACACTGCTTACCAAATACATCCTTCAGTTCAGTTATAAGGGAGGGGTTCTTCACAGCAGCAGTATTTACTGATACCTTATCTGCACCAGCAAGTAGTATGGCTCTAGCATCATCCATGCTCCTTATACCCCCTCCAACTGTGAACGGTATATCTATTGCCCTTGCTACACTCTTAACCACTTCTACCATGGTTGCCCTATGCTCTTCACTAGCAGTTATATCCAAGAATACAAGTTCATCAGCACAGTCACTGCTATAATGCTTAGCCAACTCAACTGGATTGCCAGCATCCCTTATATCCTTGAAGTGTATACCCTTCACAACTCTACCCTTATCAACATCTAGGCATGGGATTATCCTCTTTGCAAGCAATATCACCAACTCCTACATCACATCACTAATTTAATTATAATGTGGATAGCCTCTTTGCCTCTCCAACCCTTATCCTACCTTCATACAGTGCCTTGCCTAGTATAACAGCATATGCACCAGCATCCCTAGCAATCTTAACATCATCAAGCGTTGCTATCCCTCCAGATGCTATGATCTCAAGCCCTGCTCTATTAGCATCCTTCATTATCTTAATGGATGTATTGCTCAAGCCTAGCATCGTACCATCCCTTGCAGTATCTGTTACAAGGAACCTCTTAACTCCTAATGAGGAGAAGTGCTTTAACGCATCCTCCATGCTTACACCAGTGCTATCCCTCCAACCATGGATCTTAACAATACCATCCTCATGGTCCAATGCAACTATTATCCTCTCATAGCCGTGGAGTTCAAGCAATTTAGTTAATGCATGCTCATCCTTGAATGCAAGTGTAGCAAGGACTACAGCATGTACATGCTCAAGCATAGATACAGCAGCATCAAAACTCCTTATACCCCCAGCAGCCTGCACTGGTACGCTTACACTCCTGCTTATCCTCTCTACAATTGCTCTATGGTTTGTTGCTAGTGAGAGTGTTGCATTAAGATCAACGACATGGAGGGCATCTGCACCCTCTCTTACCCATGCCTTTGCTACTTCTAAAGGATCATCACTATACACAGTCTGCTTCGATGGATCACCCTTGGTTAACCTTACAACCTTGCCATCCATTAGGTCTATAGCAGGTATTATCTTCATACCCCTAACCTAGCCTAACCTTACTCTTATTCCTCCTCCTTATAAGATAAGATGGGATTGGGATCATCTCTTGAGATAGTTAAGGAAGTTGCTTAGCATATGCATCCCATCAGAGCCAGACTTCTCTGGATGGAACTGTGTACCAAAGAGGTTGCCATACTCTATTACTGCTGGGAACTCAACACCATACTCAGATCTTGCACTAACAACTCTAGCATCCTTTGGTCTTGCATGGTATGAGTGTACAAAGTACACCCATGTGCCATCATCTATACCATTCAGTAGAACACTATTACTACTGTTAGCATTTATCCTTAACCTATTCCATCCCATATGAGGGATCTTAACGCTCCTAGGCAGCATCACAACCTCTCCAGCAAGTATACTCAACCCTGGAAGGGTACCTTCTTCACTCCTCTCGAAGAGCATCTCCATGCCTAGGCATATGCCTAACATGGGCATACCAGAGCCTATAGCCTCAAGTAACCTATCCTTGTAAGGCATGATACTCTTCATTGCAGGATCGAAGTTACCTACACCTGGAAGGATTAGTGCTTTATATACATCAAGGTTATCCATACTCCTTATCACTTCCACATCTACACAAAGCCTCTCAAGTGCAACCTTTATGCTGAATATGTTGCCAGCACCATAATCGAATATAGCAATCTTGCTCATTCTATTTGATGTGGTGAAGACTCTAATTTATCTATTGTCTATCCTTAGAGTATGAATTAATTAGGAAGAAGGATAAGGGATATAACTTCAGATATGTATGTTCTACCATTAATAGAAAGATAGGTATAGGGCTTGATCTCCTGTTAGATGGTACCCTTTGTACTTGCTATACCCTTCCTTGGGTTTATCACTGCTGCATTCCTCAATGCTACTCCCAACGCCTTGCATGCTGCCTCAACCTTATGGTGATCATTGCTCCCATACTGCACCACCACATGTATACATGCATTAAGGTTCAATGCAAAGGATGTGAAGAAGTGCTCTATATCCTCCTTTACCATATCCTCAACACCATTAGCCAACTTCAGATCTATAGCATGATATGCCCTTCTCACAAGATCCAATGCTACAAATGCCAATGCATCATCCATAGGCACCATTGCATAACCAAACCTCTCTATACCATCTCTACTACCCAATGCCTTGTCAAGTGCACTAGCAAGTGTTATTGCAACATCCTCTATGAGATGATGCCTTATACCATCCTTGCTTACACCCTTCAACCTGATATCTATGAGGGAGTGTTTTGATATAGATGCTATCATATGGTCTAGGAACCTTATCCCAGTCTCTACACTGTATAAGCCATTCCCATCCAGATCAACCTCAACCTCTACACTTGTCTCATTTGTATACCTCTCTACCCTAGATCTCCTCTCCTTCTCCTGCATCTAACGATAAGATGATGCTATGGTGTTATATAAAGGGAAGGTATAAACTATCACAATGTTTAAAGTAGCCTAAGCAGTAGGTTGACATTCTCTATTATAGCATCACTTCCCATATTTATGAACATCTGCTTCTGCTTCTCAGCATCTATGCTTGTGCCATACACACCAACGAAGTATGTTCTGTAGCCATGATCGTTGGATGCACTCCTTGCCATTATAAGATCCTCTGCAGAGTCCCCAACAACTATTGCATTGTTAACATTCATAACCTTCATTGACTTGAGAAGTGCATATGGGTTAGGCTTAACAACATTCATCCTTAAACCATTCCTCTTCACATACTTATCCTCATCCTCTATGAACACAGATGCCTTTAGATTGAAGTACCCTAGCAGATCCCTCAATGCATACTCTGCTGCTATCCTACTCCTTCCAGATACTATTGCTACCTTACCATCAAACCTCTCATTGAGCATGCTTAGACAATCCTTGCTTACAACAACCTCATCATACTCTATGAACCCCCTGCCATGGTTGAATCTAGGCTCTATACCATGCATAGCAATGAATAGTTCCTTACCATAGAAGAGTTCATCGAAGAGAGTAGCTAGCATGCTTGAACCTACAAGCCCAGGGTAGCCAGTGTACTCTCTAGCAGCCTTAACAACATGAGCCTTACCAATACTTGCTAGATACTCCTCAACAGACTCTACTCCTCTAGAGTCAGCATGCCTTGCAATCTCATGTGCAAAGATCCTTGCATTATCAACATCAGCATGGTTGCTATCATCATTATAGGCTAGTGCTGCAAGTATGCATGCAAAAGTAGTATCAACATCGTTATTGAATCCACCGCTCATCCTAAATGCAAGTATCATCTGCTCATCAACGAAATCCTTCCATTCATCACCAAGCATGGATGAGAGTATCCTTCCTGCAGTCTCTACAATACATGCATTGTAAGATCTGTTTATCCTTACAAGTGTACCATCACAATCTAGCACTATAGAATCAGCATTCAATGAAGACTGGTCTATGTTGTTCTTTATTGCTATACCATCCATTATATCCCTATACTTCATGCCTAGCCTATGCTGCATATCTACCACTTTTAAATCTAATTAATTCATGCTATAATCTACCAACTATCTTTGCAAGACCATTGAGCAGCATCTCATTCATATCCCTACTACCTACAGTAGCCCTCAAGCACCCCTTGTAGCCTCCAACTCTACCTATCTTCCTGATGAGTATACCTTCCTCATCCCTTAACCTTCTATACACATCCTCATATCCATCAAGATCGAAGAGTATAAAGTTAGCATCAGACTTGAATGCCCTTATGCCTAGTATACTCATCTGCTCATAGAGCCATCCCCTCTCAGCCTTGAGGTACTCTATAACCCTTTTAACCTGCTCAGACCTCTTCAGGATTGAGATTGCAGCCTTTAGAGAGATGCTGCTAACAGCATAGGGGTATTGGATGACCCTGTTGAATACATCAGCCATCTCCTTGCATGCTATTGCATAACCAACCCTTGCACCAGCAAGCCCAAATGCCTTAGAGAATGTTCTAAAGATTATAAGGTTATCTCTCTCCACTGCTAGATCCTTCAATGAGTATCCTGCAAACTCTGCATAAGCCTCATCAACCATGACTAGACCATTGAACCTCTCTATAACATCAAGCATTAAATCTTTAGCAAACTGGTTACCTGTAGGGTTGTTTGGAGAGGGTATGTAGAATATATCTGCACTGCTCTTGAGTATGCTATCTGCACTGAATGAGAAGTTATCATCAAGCAT includes the following:
- the thrC gene encoding threonine synthase: MGIVNALRCRECKQEYEPTLKYICDECLGPLDVTYDYGSIKVSRDTFANREKSYWRYFELLPIAEKANIVSLEAGFTPLHRADRLADALGLRAGNLYLKNDSVNPTFSFKDRPAGVAVSKAREMGLKAVGCASTGNLASATAAHAAKADLPCYIFAPKDIEYAKIAQALAYGAEFIAVDGTYDDANRIAAQISDAKPIGIVNVNLRPYYVEGSKTLAYEVVEQLNWKVPDHLIVPVASGAMLNAICRGLEELYELNLVDGIDNVKVTAAQAKGCSPIVEAFKGNRDEIVPVEYPNTIAKSLAIGDPGDGIYALRRLRQFNGYAEDPDDDEIRDAILLLARYEGIFTEPAGGVAVASLKRLVEDGRIDKDEHVVCYITGNGLKSIDAIEGLLRKPRIVKPNYMDVVEMISIAGT
- the hisI gene encoding phosphoribosyl-AMP cyclohydrolase — protein: MQVSIDDVDFTKSEGLIPVIVQDIKSKDVLMLAYANKEALQLTIQTGKAWFWSRSRKRLWMKGEESGNVQYVKDVLVDCDSDALIYLVESGGPACHTGNRTCFHNRLIR
- the hisF gene encoding imidazole glycerol phosphate synthase subunit HisF, which encodes MLAKRIIPCLDVDKGRVVKGIHFKDIRDAGNPVELAKHYSSDCADELVFLDITASEEHRATMVEVVKSVARAIDIPFTVGGGIRSMDDARAILLAGADKVSVNTAAVKNPSLITELKDVFGKQCVVVAIDAKRSMRDGEKIFYEVYIYGGKRPTGMDAVEWARRAESLGAGELLLTSIDKDGTKDGYDLELTAQVCKAVNIPVIASGGAGGPEHMLALFRETGADAALAASIFHYGEYTVRDVKRYLKDNGVEVRIC
- a CDS encoding HisA/HisF-related TIM barrel protein, yielding MKIIPAIDLMDGKVVRLTKGDPSKQTVYSDDPLEVAKAWVREGADALHVVDLNATLSLATNHRAIVERISRSVSVPVQAAGGIRSFDAAVSMLEHVHAVVLATLAFKDEHALTKLLELHGYERIIVALDHEDGIVKIHGWRDSTGVSMEDALKHFSSLGVKRFLVTDTARDGTMLGLSNTSIKIMKDANRAGLEIIASGGIATLDDVKIARDAGAYAVILGKALYEGRIRVGEAKRLSTL
- the hisH gene encoding imidazole glycerol phosphate synthase subunit HisH, whose product is MSKIAIFDYGAGNIFSIKVALERLCVDVEVIRSMDNLDVYKALILPGVGNFDPAMKSIMPYKDRLLEAIGSGMPMLGICLGMEMLFERSEEGTLPGLSILAGEVVMLPRSVKIPHMGWNRLRINANSSNSVLLNGIDDGTWVYFVHSYHARPKDARVVSARSEYGVEFPAVIEYGNLFGTQFHPEKSGSDGMHMLSNFLNYLKR
- the hisB gene encoding imidazoleglycerol-phosphate dehydratase HisB — translated: MQEKERRSRVERYTNETSVEVEVDLDGNGLYSVETGIRFLDHMIASISKHSLIDIRLKGVSKDGIRHHLIEDVAITLASALDKALGSRDGIERFGYAMVPMDDALAFVALDLVRRAYHAIDLKLANGVEDMVKEDIEHFFTSFALNLNACIHVVVQYGSNDHHKVEAACKALGVALRNAAVINPRKGIASTKGTI
- a CDS encoding HAD family hydrolase translates to MQHRLGMKYRDIMDGIAIKNNIDQSSLNADSIVLDCDGTLVRINRSYNACIVETAGRILSSMLGDEWKDFVDEQMILAFRMSGGFNNDVDTTFACILAALAYNDDSNHADVDNARIFAHEIARHADSRGVESVEEYLASIGKAHVVKAAREYTGYPGLVGSSMLATLFDELFYGKELFIAMHGIEPRFNHGRGFIEYDEVVVSKDCLSMLNERFDGKVAIVSGRSRIAAEYALRDLLGYFNLKASVFIEDEDKYVKRNGLRMNVVKPNPYALLKSMKVMNVNNAIVVGDSAEDLIMARSASNDHGYRTYFVGVYGTSIDAEKQKQMFINMGSDAIIENVNLLLRLL